A region of Haloplanus sp. XH21 DNA encodes the following proteins:
- a CDS encoding zinc-binding dehydrogenase, which yields MQAVQFAEHGGPEVLEYGDFPAPEVGRDDVRVDVKAGALNHLDIWTRRGLPGLDLDLPHVPGSDAAGVVREVGADVTRFEPGDRVAVTAGVACGECEFCRHGDPSMCATYHIIGEHVRGVHAEEIAVPEENLVPVPEGVDWTVAGSASLVFGTAWRMLVDRADLCPNESVLVLGASGGVGHAAVQVADHLGAEVFATASTAEKLSFAAEVGAEHTINYETTDFADEVRALTDGRGVDVVVDHVGAETWQDSLRSLAKGGRLVTCGATTGSHPETDINRIFWDQLEVVGSTMATLGQVDDALERVWDGTFQPRIREVLPMSEAARAHERLENREGFGKVVVVPDSEF from the coding sequence ATGCAAGCGGTCCAGTTCGCGGAACACGGCGGTCCCGAGGTGCTCGAATACGGCGACTTCCCCGCGCCCGAGGTCGGCCGCGACGACGTGCGAGTCGACGTGAAGGCGGGGGCGCTGAACCACCTCGACATCTGGACCCGCCGCGGACTCCCGGGACTCGACCTAGACCTGCCACACGTCCCCGGCAGCGACGCCGCGGGCGTCGTCCGCGAGGTGGGCGCGGACGTGACCCGCTTCGAACCCGGGGACCGCGTCGCCGTCACTGCGGGCGTCGCCTGTGGGGAGTGCGAGTTCTGCCGCCACGGCGACCCGTCGATGTGTGCCACCTACCACATCATCGGCGAGCACGTCCGCGGCGTCCACGCCGAGGAAATCGCCGTCCCCGAGGAGAACCTCGTACCGGTGCCCGAGGGGGTCGACTGGACCGTCGCCGGGTCGGCGTCGCTCGTCTTCGGCACCGCGTGGCGGATGCTCGTCGACCGGGCCGACCTCTGTCCGAACGAGTCGGTGCTCGTCCTGGGCGCGTCGGGCGGCGTCGGCCACGCCGCCGTGCAGGTGGCCGACCACCTCGGTGCGGAGGTGTTCGCCACGGCGAGCACGGCGGAGAAACTGTCGTTTGCGGCCGAGGTGGGCGCCGAACACACCATCAACTACGAAACGACTGACTTCGCCGACGAGGTTCGCGCGCTGACCGACGGCCGCGGCGTCGACGTCGTCGTCGACCACGTCGGCGCGGAGACGTGGCAGGACTCCCTGCGAAGCCTCGCCAAGGGCGGCCGGCTCGTCACCTGCGGAGCCACGACCGGGAGCCACCCGGAGACGGACATCAACCGCATCTTCTGGGACCAGCTCGAAGTCGTCGGCTCGACGATGGCGACGCTCGGCCAGGTCGACGACGCCCTCGAACGCGTCTGGGACGGCACGTTCCAGCCGCGGATTCGGGAGGTCCTCCCGATGAGCGAGGCGGCGCGCGCACACGAACGCCTCGAGAACCGGGAGGGGTTCGGCAAAGTCGTCGTCGTTCCGGACAGTGAGTTCTGA
- a CDS encoding DNA repair protein RadA encodes MGDESMRQTTTRVACRNCGFEAPTGSDEWETAAHPSHGTLTRCPDCGSTNTTGR; translated from the coding sequence ATGGGTGACGAGTCCATGCGTCAAACCACGACCCGAGTGGCGTGTCGCAACTGTGGCTTCGAGGCACCGACCGGGAGCGACGAGTGGGAGACGGCCGCCCACCCCTCTCACGGGACGCTGACCAGATGCCCCGACTGCGGGAGCACGAACACGACGGGACGGTGA
- a CDS encoding MogA/MoaB family molybdenum cofactor biosynthesis protein encodes MTETPDHDEEHDDHGHDHHHHHDVETVGAAVVTVSSSRTLDDDPAGDAIAAAFEAAGHELVVRELAGDDYDHVQSTLRTLARRDDVDAVVSTGGTGVTPDDVTVEAARPLFEKTLPGFGELFRRLSYDDIGVRVVGTRAVAGIVAGTPVFCLPGSENAATLGAEEVVVPAVGHLSGLATRDEG; translated from the coding sequence ATGACCGAGACGCCCGACCACGACGAAGAGCACGACGACCACGGACACGACCACCATCACCACCACGACGTCGAGACGGTCGGCGCCGCGGTGGTGACCGTCTCCTCCTCGCGGACGCTCGACGACGACCCGGCGGGCGACGCCATCGCCGCCGCGTTCGAGGCGGCGGGCCACGAACTCGTGGTGCGGGAACTCGCCGGCGACGACTACGACCACGTCCAGTCGACGCTCCGGACGCTCGCCAGGCGCGACGACGTTGATGCCGTCGTGAGCACGGGCGGGACGGGCGTGACGCCCGATGACGTCACCGTCGAGGCGGCCCGGCCGCTGTTCGAGAAGACGCTGCCCGGCTTCGGCGAACTCTTCCGCCGTCTCTCCTACGACGACATCGGCGTCCGGGTGGTGGGGACGCGGGCCGTCGCGGGTATCGTCGCCGGGACGCCCGTGTTCTGTCTACCGGGGAGCGAGAACGCGGCGACGCTCGGCGCCGAAGAGGTGGTCGTTCCCGCCGTGGGGCATCTGTCGGGGCTGGCGACGCGAGACGAAGGGTGA
- the ilvD gene encoding dihydroxy-acid dehydratase — protein sequence MSQQEPEAKDPYAGEKDPELRSAEVTEGRDRAPHRSMFRAMGFDDADLSSPMVGVANPAADVTPCNVHLDDVATEAIDGIDESGGMPIEFGTITISDAISMGTEGMKSSLISREVIADSVELVAFGERMDALVTVGGCDKNMPGMMMAAIRTDLPSVFLYGGSIMPGEHEGREVTIQNVFEGVGAVADGEMSDDELDTLERNACPGAGSCGGMFTANTMASISEAIGFAPLGSASPPAEDEARYEVARETGELVVDVIEDRRKPSDFLSKESFENAIALQVAVGGSTNAVLHLLAMAAEAGIELDIEDFNRISERTPKIANLQPGGERVMNDLHEVGGVPVVLRELLDAGLLHGDALTVTGETMAEAIERYDPPAIADLDADFLHTVADPIHERGAIRILTGNLAPEGAVIKITGEDHLHHEGPVRVFENEADAMEYVQEGNVESGDVICIRNEGPRGGPGMREMLGVTSAVAGQGHAEDVALFTDGRFSGATRGFSIGHVAPEAHVGGPIAALEDGDVITIDIDDHELSVDLADDEMAARLDGYDPEPSYTSGVLAKYGAMFDSAANGAVTNPGAKQD from the coding sequence ATGAGTCAGCAGGAACCCGAGGCGAAAGACCCGTACGCGGGGGAGAAAGACCCAGAGCTCCGGAGCGCCGAAGTGACCGAGGGGCGGGACCGCGCCCCCCACCGATCGATGTTCCGCGCGATGGGATTCGACGACGCCGACCTCTCGTCGCCGATGGTCGGCGTCGCCAACCCGGCCGCCGACGTTACGCCGTGTAACGTCCATCTCGACGACGTGGCCACCGAGGCCATCGACGGCATCGACGAGTCGGGCGGGATGCCCATCGAGTTCGGTACCATCACCATCTCGGACGCCATCTCGATGGGGACCGAGGGGATGAAATCCTCGCTCATCTCTCGGGAGGTCATCGCCGACTCCGTCGAACTCGTCGCCTTCGGCGAACGGATGGACGCCCTCGTCACCGTCGGCGGGTGTGACAAAAACATGCCCGGGATGATGATGGCCGCCATCCGCACCGACCTGCCCTCCGTCTTCCTCTATGGCGGGTCGATCATGCCCGGCGAGCACGAGGGCCGCGAGGTCACCATCCAGAACGTCTTCGAGGGCGTCGGCGCCGTCGCCGATGGCGAGATGTCCGACGACGAACTCGACACCCTGGAGCGGAACGCCTGCCCCGGAGCTGGCTCCTGCGGCGGGATGTTCACCGCCAACACGATGGCTTCCATCAGCGAGGCCATCGGATTCGCGCCGCTCGGCTCCGCCTCGCCGCCCGCCGAAGACGAGGCTCGCTACGAGGTCGCCCGCGAGACCGGCGAACTCGTCGTCGACGTGATCGAGGACCGCCGCAAGCCCTCCGATTTCCTCTCGAAGGAGTCCTTCGAGAACGCCATCGCGCTCCAGGTGGCTGTCGGCGGATCGACCAACGCCGTCCTCCACCTGCTGGCGATGGCCGCCGAGGCCGGCATCGAACTCGACATCGAGGACTTCAACCGCATCAGCGAGCGGACGCCGAAGATCGCGAATCTCCAGCCCGGCGGCGAGCGCGTCATGAACGACCTCCACGAGGTCGGCGGCGTGCCCGTCGTCCTGCGCGAACTGCTCGACGCCGGCCTGCTCCACGGCGACGCGCTCACGGTGACGGGCGAGACGATGGCGGAGGCCATCGAGCGCTACGACCCGCCCGCTATCGCCGACCTCGACGCCGACTTCCTGCACACCGTCGCCGATCCGATCCACGAACGCGGCGCCATCCGCATCCTCACCGGCAATCTCGCGCCCGAGGGCGCGGTCATCAAGATCACGGGCGAGGACCACCTCCACCACGAGGGCCCGGTGCGGGTCTTCGAGAACGAGGCGGACGCCATGGAGTACGTCCAAGAGGGGAACGTCGAGTCCGGCGACGTGATCTGCATCCGGAACGAGGGCCCCCGCGGCGGCCCCGGCATGCGCGAGATGCTCGGCGTCACGAGCGCCGTCGCCGGCCAGGGCCACGCCGAGGACGTGGCGCTCTTTACCGACGGTCGGTTCTCGGGTGCGACCCGCGGCTTCTCCATCGGCCACGTCGCCCCCGAGGCACACGTCGGCGGCCCCATCGCGGCGCTGGAGGACGGCGACGTGATCACCATCGACATCGACGACCACGAACTCTCGGTCGACCTCGCCGACGACGAGATGGCGGCGCGTCTCGATGGCTACGATCCCGAACCGAGTTACACGTCCGGCGTGCTGGCGAAATACGGTGCGATGTTCGACTCCGCCGCCAACGGCGCGGTGACGAACCCCGGTGCGAAGCAGGACTGA
- a CDS encoding lycopene cyclase domain-containing protein, which translates to MTLARHGTGPRATLAAVASQVHPVFMAPPLAASGFGAVLGGFTAPRLTLLHLLVVFWALYTAHVVDGLVDFHHRGEDDDHPLTRRGCHLALAGSTAWVFVGVVGLAILVDPVAALLSLPGWIVAILHAPRLDTHPVGATLGYPVGIGFALLGGYYVQTRTLSTTALAFAAIFVTVLAGIKVVDDATDYAYDRSIGKRTVAVVVGRDGARRLATALMGAGMTAVLALSLTGVVPRSSALAVVPFVTVALVARRADAALATKLLVRASYLFFAVLVLAVWLRPLAGVSVPDVTALGPYTYLATEVVWGAVALALVVRAGAVRAAARTVAVLYPVAYVWDWYTLTVGVFAIPMRTGVDLLGIPVEEHLFILVVPAMVVGVHELLNDESS; encoded by the coding sequence ATGACTCTCGCTCGCCACGGGACCGGCCCGCGCGCGACGCTCGCCGCCGTCGCCTCGCAGGTGCATCCCGTCTTCATGGCACCTCCGCTCGCGGCCTCCGGATTCGGGGCCGTCCTCGGCGGGTTCACCGCCCCACGGTTGACGCTGTTGCATCTCCTCGTCGTCTTCTGGGCGCTCTACACCGCCCACGTCGTGGACGGGCTCGTCGACTTCCATCACCGCGGCGAGGACGACGACCACCCCCTGACGCGACGGGGCTGTCACCTCGCGCTCGCCGGATCGACCGCGTGGGTTTTCGTCGGCGTGGTCGGCCTCGCGATCCTCGTCGACCCCGTCGCCGCCCTGCTCTCGCTCCCGGGGTGGATCGTAGCCATCCTCCACGCGCCGCGACTCGACACCCATCCCGTGGGCGCGACGCTCGGCTACCCCGTCGGCATCGGGTTCGCACTCCTCGGCGGCTACTACGTCCAGACCCGGACGCTGTCGACGACCGCCCTCGCGTTCGCCGCCATCTTCGTGACGGTCCTCGCGGGCATCAAGGTGGTCGACGACGCGACCGACTACGCCTACGACCGATCCATCGGCAAGCGGACCGTCGCCGTCGTCGTCGGCCGTGACGGGGCGCGCCGTCTCGCCACAGCCCTCATGGGCGCCGGGATGACCGCCGTCCTCGCGCTCTCTCTCACTGGTGTCGTCCCCCGGAGCTCGGCGCTCGCCGTCGTCCCCTTCGTTACCGTCGCGCTCGTCGCCCGTCGGGCCGACGCCGCCCTGGCGACGAAACTCCTGGTCCGGGCCTCCTACCTCTTTTTCGCTGTCTTGGTGCTCGCAGTGTGGCTCCGGCCCCTCGCCGGAGTCTCCGTTCCCGACGTCACCGCCCTCGGCCCCTACACCTACCTCGCGACGGAGGTGGTGTGGGGCGCCGTCGCGCTCGCGCTCGTCGTTCGCGCCGGCGCGGTCCGGGCGGCCGCCCGAACGGTCGCCGTCCTCTACCCCGTCGCCTACGTGTGGGACTGGTACACCCTGACCGTCGGCGTCTTCGCCATCCCGATGCGCACCGGCGTCGATCTGCTCGGCATCCCCGTCGAGGAACACCTGTTCATTCTCGTCGTGCCGGCGATGGTCGTCGGCGTCCACGAACTGCTAAACGACGAGTCGTCGTGA
- a CDS encoding CaiB/BaiF CoA transferase family protein produces MPSPRDRDGPLDGLRVIDCSSMIAGGFATTQLADFGADVVNVEHPKQVDPLREWPPFDEGTSLWWKSIGRNKRCVTLDLSTAEGSALLLDLVADADILFENFRPGTFEKWGLGPERLWEENPGLIMVRQSGHGQTGPRAEKPGFGTVAEGISNWANVNGFADRKPLLPPISLADLTAAQFAVQAAMFAVFERDIGRGGSGEGQVIDVSLYEPLFRLFLSEVEAYDRLGETRERMGNHHPNAAPRNVYETTDGHMTLSASAQSIFENLAEAIDRPDLLDDPRFADNESRVDHADELDDIIEAWTRERTTDEAIAAMEDADAVVGPVYDMADIFEDEQYDARNDIVEVDDPELGSLKTPAPVPRFSRTPGTVEHAGPRHGQHNEAVFVDELGLDEAEYDRLREEGII; encoded by the coding sequence ATGCCCTCGCCACGCGACCGAGACGGACCACTCGATGGCCTCCGCGTTATCGACTGTTCGAGCATGATCGCCGGTGGGTTCGCCACGACGCAGTTGGCCGACTTCGGGGCCGATGTCGTCAACGTCGAACATCCGAAGCAGGTGGACCCGCTCCGCGAGTGGCCGCCCTTCGACGAGGGAACCTCGCTCTGGTGGAAGTCCATCGGGCGCAACAAGCGGTGTGTCACGCTGGATCTGAGCACCGCCGAGGGGAGCGCGCTCCTCCTCGATCTGGTCGCCGACGCCGACATTCTCTTCGAGAACTTTCGCCCCGGCACCTTCGAGAAGTGGGGGCTCGGCCCGGAACGACTGTGGGAGGAGAACCCGGGACTCATCATGGTCCGACAGTCGGGACACGGGCAGACGGGGCCACGCGCGGAAAAGCCGGGCTTCGGCACCGTCGCCGAGGGCATCTCGAACTGGGCGAACGTCAACGGCTTCGCCGACCGCAAGCCGCTCTTGCCGCCCATCAGTCTCGCCGACCTCACCGCCGCGCAGTTCGCGGTGCAGGCGGCGATGTTCGCCGTCTTCGAACGCGACATCGGCCGCGGCGGCAGCGGCGAGGGGCAAGTCATCGACGTGAGCCTCTACGAACCGCTCTTTCGGCTCTTCCTCTCGGAAGTCGAGGCCTACGACCGCCTGGGCGAGACCCGCGAGCGGATGGGAAACCACCACCCCAACGCGGCGCCGCGGAACGTCTACGAGACGACCGACGGCCACATGACGCTCTCGGCCTCCGCGCAGTCGATCTTCGAGAACCTGGCCGAGGCCATCGACCGCCCCGACTTGCTCGACGACCCGCGCTTCGCCGACAACGAGAGTCGGGTCGACCACGCCGACGAACTCGACGACATCATCGAGGCGTGGACCCGCGAGCGCACCACCGACGAGGCCATCGCGGCGATGGAGGACGCGGACGCCGTGGTCGGCCCCGTCTACGACATGGCCGACATCTTCGAGGACGAACAGTACGACGCACGGAACGACATCGTCGAGGTAGACGACCCGGAACTCGGGTCGCTGAAGACGCCGGCGCCGGTGCCCCGGTTCAGTCGCACGCCGGGTACCGTCGAGCACGCCGGCCCCCGGCACGGACAGCACAACGAGGCGGTGTTCGTGGACGAACTCGGCCTCGACGAGGCCGAATACGACCGCCTCCGCGAGGAAGGGATCATCTAA
- a CDS encoding translation initiation factor IF-2 subunit beta, which translates to MNYDAALDRAYDTLPERTREAGDRLQVPDPAGETDGAFTRLTNLGDIADALSRDAEHLHRSIQRELGTNGQFDGERARYNGSFTVDEFDAAIDAYVTEYVTCTECGLPDTNLVREDGVDMLRCTACGAFRPVAKRPKQTSDAAQPTLEEGQTYQFQITGTGRKGDGVAERGKYTIFVPGAQEGQVVEAYIENISGTLAFAQLS; encoded by the coding sequence ATGAACTACGACGCTGCGCTCGACCGGGCCTACGACACGTTACCGGAGCGAACCCGCGAAGCGGGCGACCGCCTGCAGGTCCCCGACCCCGCCGGCGAGACGGACGGCGCCTTCACCCGCCTGACGAACCTCGGCGACATCGCCGACGCGCTCTCCCGGGACGCCGAACACCTCCACCGGTCGATCCAGCGCGAACTCGGGACCAACGGCCAGTTCGACGGCGAGCGCGCCCGCTACAACGGCTCGTTCACCGTCGACGAGTTCGACGCCGCCATCGACGCCTACGTGACCGAATACGTGACGTGTACCGAATGTGGCCTGCCCGACACCAACCTCGTCCGTGAGGACGGCGTCGACATGCTTCGGTGTACGGCCTGTGGGGCGTTCCGCCCGGTCGCCAAGCGGCCGAAACAGACGTCCGACGCCGCGCAGCCGACCCTCGAGGAGGGCCAGACCTACCAGTTCCAGATCACGGGCACCGGCCGCAAGGGCGACGGCGTCGCCGAGCGTGGCAAGTACACCATCTTCGTCCCCGGCGCTCAGGAGGGCCAGGTCGTCGAGGCGTACATCGAGAACATCAGCGGGACGCTCGCGTTCGCGCAGCTGTCCTAG
- a CDS encoding fumarylacetoacetate hydrolase family protein — MRLARICTPNGPLTGEYDDGVVYADDDAYVVGEDAALMAPCDPAAIFCTGRNFGAKIEQMGEGDRPDRPDWFIKPPHALHAPEQPIEYPDWVSAFTYAGELAAVVDERCHDLSVDEVDDALRGYTILNDLDAYDQDRRTARKAFDGSAPLGPWIETDVDLDGMAMETVISGEQRQSATTDEMIFSPPEIVSFLSERYTFRPGDVISFGSPANPGLLEPGDTIEITYEDVGTLRNTIVSE, encoded by the coding sequence ATGCGACTGGCACGCATCTGTACGCCGAACGGACCGCTCACCGGCGAGTACGACGACGGCGTGGTGTACGCCGATGACGACGCGTACGTCGTCGGCGAGGACGCGGCGCTGATGGCGCCCTGTGATCCGGCGGCCATCTTCTGTACCGGCCGCAACTTCGGCGCCAAAATCGAACAGATGGGCGAGGGCGACCGACCCGACCGCCCCGACTGGTTCATCAAACCTCCGCACGCGCTCCACGCCCCGGAGCAGCCGATCGAGTATCCGGACTGGGTGTCCGCCTTCACGTACGCGGGTGAACTCGCGGCCGTCGTCGACGAGCGGTGTCACGACCTCTCGGTCGACGAGGTGGACGACGCGCTGCGGGGGTATACGATCCTGAACGACCTCGACGCCTACGACCAGGACCGCCGCACGGCACGGAAGGCGTTCGACGGGAGCGCCCCGTTGGGCCCGTGGATCGAGACCGACGTCGACCTCGACGGGATGGCGATGGAGACGGTCATCTCGGGCGAGCAGCGACAGTCGGCGACGACCGACGAGATGATCTTCTCGCCGCCCGAAATCGTCTCCTTCCTCTCGGAGCGCTACACCTTCCGCCCCGGCGACGTGATCTCGTTCGGCAGCCCCGCCAATCCCGGCCTGCTCGAACCGGGCGATACGATCGAGATCACCTACGAGGACGTCGGCACGCTCCGAAATACGATCGTGTCGGAGTAA
- a CDS encoding antibiotic biosynthesis monooxygenase family protein, whose translation MFVVANRIPVAEGRGEEFEDRFRERAGLVEDREGFVRLEVLRPVDADRYVVLTHWESEDDFEAWTDSEAFRTAHSESTPEGLVQGHPDIEKHRVVTSAEPEH comes from the coding sequence ATGTTCGTCGTTGCGAACCGCATACCCGTCGCCGAGGGCCGAGGCGAGGAGTTCGAGGACCGATTCCGCGAGCGGGCGGGCCTGGTCGAGGACCGCGAGGGCTTCGTCCGTCTGGAGGTGTTGCGCCCGGTCGACGCGGACCGATACGTCGTCCTCACCCACTGGGAGTCCGAGGACGACTTCGAGGCGTGGACCGACAGCGAGGCGTTCCGAACGGCCCACAGCGAGTCGACGCCCGAGGGGCTGGTCCAGGGCCATCCGGACATCGAGAAACACCGCGTCGTCACGTCGGCGGAGCCGGAGCACTGA
- a CDS encoding universal stress protein gives MYEDILLPTDGSESMDAVIDHAADIARRRDATVHVVYVIDDRSFLTLQEGMQASVLDELREEGETATTAIASRLESEGVAVHTAIRKGNPADEILDYAEESAIDLVVMGTHGADHQRNMLGSVSQKVVTMADVPVLTVNIAEE, from the coding sequence ATGTACGAGGACATCCTGCTCCCGACCGACGGTAGCGAGTCGATGGATGCGGTGATCGATCACGCGGCCGACATCGCCCGCCGCCGCGACGCGACGGTCCACGTCGTCTACGTCATCGACGACCGCTCCTTCCTGACGCTCCAAGAGGGGATGCAGGCGAGCGTCCTCGACGAACTCCGGGAGGAGGGGGAGACGGCCACCACGGCGATTGCGAGCCGTCTCGAAAGCGAAGGCGTCGCCGTCCACACGGCGATCCGAAAGGGGAACCCGGCGGACGAGATTCTGGACTACGCCGAGGAGTCGGCTATCGACCTCGTCGTGATGGGCACCCACGGCGCCGACCACCAGCGCAACATGCTCGGCAGCGTCTCGCAGAAGGTCGTGACGATGGCCGACGTGCCGGTGCTGACCGTCAACATCGCCGAGGAGTGA
- the msrB gene encoding peptide-methionine (R)-S-oxide reductase MsrB: MSDDRTLADLSEDEWRDRLSEDEYHVLRERGTEPKFSGDYLDVSEDGVFTCAGCGAALFDTDTKFGSGTGWPSFYDAIEEAVEFETDTRHGMTRTEVSCARCGGHLGHVFEDGPDPTGERYCINSAALEFDPE; this comes from the coding sequence ATGAGCGACGACCGAACCCTCGCCGACCTCTCCGAGGACGAGTGGCGCGACCGACTCTCGGAGGACGAGTATCACGTCCTGCGCGAACGCGGCACCGAACCGAAGTTCAGCGGCGACTATCTCGACGTGTCCGAGGACGGCGTCTTCACCTGCGCGGGGTGTGGCGCCGCGCTGTTCGACACCGACACCAAGTTCGGCTCCGGCACCGGGTGGCCGAGTTTCTACGACGCCATCGAGGAGGCCGTCGAATTCGAGACGGACACCCGCCACGGCATGACCCGCACCGAAGTGTCGTGTGCCCGGTGTGGCGGCCACCTCGGCCACGTCTTCGAAGACGGCCCCGATCCGACCGGCGAACGCTACTGCATCAACTCCGCTGCCCTGGAGTTCGACCCCGAGTGA
- a CDS encoding HAD family hydrolase produces the protein MSYEAVLFDNDGVLVEPIERAVLQRATWEAFDALGVSDPADGDVERLAVGVTPDLLSEVCATYDLDPERFWRARDYHSSHAQRAELRAGRAVLYDDFDTVRTVDAPRGIVSSNQQSTVEFMHDFFATGDLFETTYGREPTIRSLERKKPDPHYLHRALRDLDADSALFVGDSESDVLAARNAGLDAAFVRRPHRRSYELSVDPTYELDGLDELTAIDGVPTTDSA, from the coding sequence ATGAGCTACGAGGCGGTCCTGTTCGACAACGACGGAGTGCTCGTCGAACCCATCGAACGGGCGGTCCTCCAGCGGGCGACGTGGGAGGCCTTCGACGCGCTCGGTGTGTCCGATCCCGCCGACGGCGACGTCGAACGCCTCGCGGTCGGCGTCACGCCCGACCTCCTCTCGGAGGTGTGTGCGACCTACGACCTCGACCCCGAACGCTTCTGGCGCGCCCGCGACTACCACTCCTCGCACGCCCAGCGCGCGGAACTCCGGGCCGGGCGGGCCGTCCTCTACGACGACTTCGACACCGTCCGCACCGTCGACGCGCCGCGCGGCATCGTCAGTTCGAACCAGCAGTCGACCGTCGAGTTCATGCACGACTTTTTCGCGACGGGCGACCTCTTCGAGACCACCTACGGGCGCGAACCGACGATCCGCAGCCTCGAACGGAAAAAGCCCGACCCCCACTACCTCCACCGGGCGCTCCGTGACCTCGATGCCGACTCCGCGCTGTTCGTCGGCGACAGCGAGTCCGACGTGTTGGCCGCCCGGAACGCCGGCCTCGACGCCGCCTTCGTCCGCCGCCCGCACCGCCGCTCGTACGAGCTATCGGTCGACCCGACCTACGAACTCGACGGGCTGGACGAACTGACCGCCATCGACGGCGTGCCGACGACCGATTCGGCCTGA